ATCACTAGATATAATTGTTTAAATACTTCTTAATTACGTAAAgggattatttaatttaatctaTATTTATAGTTCAAAAAAGATATAATATCTAATATTTTATAGTTATGTTGTTATTTTTGAAGAAAATTTTCACCGTGCATCGCACGGTCCACATTAGTAAGAGATATTAGCTAAGAGAACAAGTAACAACATGTGGCTATAGAGGAAGGCAACGAAAATTTTCTGCACTTCTTGACTGAGCAGTGCTTACAGCTGCCTCCAAACTCCAAAGACTGTACCTTTTTAATTAGCAAAATATGAAAATTGATTTGttaaaaaagtaagaaaaatgcTAGAAATAGTGTTGGAAGAGAGTGTTAAAATGTGAGTTGGAAAAAGACTCTTGCAAAATAAAGAAATGTGTGAATGtatatcaaaactcaaaagtaaaATACAATTTGCATGGTATTGGTATATACGAAAAATAAAATTCTATGTAATTCTagctttgaataaaaaaatgttattcaaTTTTTATGAATCATTTTTTAATAGAATCTAGCGCAGgttaaaaaaaggcttaaatatgtttttggtccctctaaaattaggGTCTTTTGGTTTAAACCCCtctaaatattttcttttggtatatacctttattttgaaaataatatagaGGGATAAGCCTCTGTCGTTACCTTTACCTAAGAGACGTTGACGTGACATATTTTAGAGGGATCTAAACCAAGgaaccatgattttagagggacctaaaccaAAGAACCATGAGTTTAAAGGGACCtaaaactcaatttttatcatgtcttaggtccctctaaaatcaaGATTCTTTGATTTAGTTCCTTCTAAACGACGTAAGGTGACGGCAGGGGCTGAAACCTCAATATTATTTTACATTTAGGGGTGtataccaaaagaaaatacttataGGGCCTAAACCAAAAGACCCTAAATTAGAGGACTAAAAACATGTTTAAGCCTTAAAAAAATGGGTCATAGTGCTTTTCATGCTAATTGGGCCATTAACGGCCCACACCCAAAATTGCAAGAGTTTCAATGCAACCCCACCTCCCTCATGGCTTTGTAAAATTAGAATTAGAATTCCATGGAGCTACtactagttttttatttttgctcTTCGTCAGCCAATCTTACCTATTAAGCATTAACCAATAATCTTATTGGCCTAATtagatataaatttattttagtattttttatctCATTAGTTGTCAGCAATGCAATGAGTGAGAGTCACAGAGACAGACCATCTCCACCCAAGATTTACAATCTATATATCATTTGGTACTAATGATTCAATTGCTTCCATGGCCAACTGTAATTTCCCTTCCTTCTTTCCTTTCATGTCCAAGTGTTGGTTGAGGTGGCTTCAAATTGTTGCTTCAGGTGGATTAGGCACCCCTGCATTATTAGCATATCATTTCATTCAACGATTGGGACCCCTAGAGTTACTAAGCTCTAGTATGGAAATAGTGAAGTATTGTAAAGCACTAACAATACATCTGTATAGATGGATCAATAAATGGAGAGCCAACAGATTTAGTGAGCTTAGGATTAGTGACCATAGGCGAGGAGAGGGGCCTGTAGTCCCATATGTGTCTTGCAGAGAGAAGATCCAATATATTTGCTTTGAATTAGGAGAAGTGACCATTAGAGAAGTTTTTGACTTCAATTCAGAGGAAGTAGTCAAGGGTGCCAAATTGCTTGAGGAAAATGACAGGACTCCATTGTTAAATGACTTGATGGAACTAGAGATGATGAGCTCCCTATTACTATTTTGACATCAACATAAACAAGGATGTTAATGAATACTGTAGTGGGGCAGTACGTACGTAGATGAATAAGAAGGATCACACTAGCCAAACTAAAGTAGTTTAGACCAAAGCCTCTCAAACATACACTAGGCGAAATCAACAAAGACAAAATCAATTAACCACTTATTGCTTCCATCAATATTATCAAGTAGAATGGGAACAATCACATCATGTCAGGTGGTTAAGAGTTTGGTTATACTTAATGTTTACCGTATCTTGCAGTGTTTTATGCTTGAGTCTACACATTTCTTTGAATAAATCTATATTATAATTTGAAAAAACATGTTAGTTTCACAATCAtgttaatttaattaacttgCCTGCTCAAAAGATCTCCAATCACGCTCAACTTTAGGTTGATAGAAGAACTAGGATGATATTGTTAATGGGTGGTTTTCTAATAAGTTCCATGTGTTTTTATGGACAATATATTAGCAATAACATTGAATCTAACATGGTTTTACTCTAGATTTATATTTGTAGAGCATTTCCACAATCAGTTGAAGATAAAGAGGAGGATACTTTGGAAGAAGAAGGAGCAACGAGAGCAACTAAAGcaacaaaagggaaaaaagcTGCAAGTAAAGTAATGCCAAATCAGAATCAAACAAGTCAAAGAAACCGAAACAGGCCATTGTACATGAAACTAAGGAATCAGCGAATCAGAATACTTTGAAGGGAGAAGGAAAAACATGTGCAGCCAAAAGACTTAATGAATCAGAAGAATCACACAAGGCAAAGAAGCCAAAACATGCCATCATGCATGGAACTAATGAATCAGAGAATTCTCAAGATTCCCTGCTAGAAAGTAGCATTCACAATGAAGTCAAACCAGCTAAGAAAACTTAATCTTCTCagaaagaaatgaaaaagaaatctACATTGCGATGATGTACAAAATCGATGTATTATAAGTCAATGCTCTGCCATTTAACTACAACAGGTAGTATAAAAAGAATCAATCataaaaacaaatgaaaattaCCAATACTAATTCATTATTCAATTTAACTGCAGGCACTAGCATTCTCATATTAGATCAAATATGTCTGCTAAGTCTAATCTTCAACTTTTATCTTGGTTTGTTGATTGGTATAGCTCCGCTAACAAGGTCACTACCTGATACATCTGAAATGAAAGAAGAGTACTTTACagaagatgaaggttgtgaACTGCATATTGTTTCGAAATCACTTGTAGGGTATTCAACTTCCTTCCCATTAGACTCAGGCATCATACACCAAATTTTTTCGAGCTCTCTAACCACTTCTACCATGTTAGGTCGATCATTTGGGGCATCTTTGCAACAATTTAAGGCCAACATAAAAAACTTCTCCACATACTCAATAGGATATGATCCCATACGTTCATCAATGACTGCAAATATTCGACCAGATTGGTGTGCCATGTTAACCTAAAAAAGTGTCAAGCAATGTATTGTATTCATATCTTAGAGAATGGTGAAGTATCACTAACATTTTTAGGAAGAGAAACCAATACTTACCTGTCTAATAATATTTTCACCATGGATGATTGGTTGCCTCCCAGTCATAAGTTCCAAAAATACAACACCAAGACTATAAACATCACTCTTATCGGTCAACTTATGAGTTAAGAAGTACTCTGGATCAAGGTAGCCCTGTTTTATCAAAATAGTGAACAAACCATAAAGAGATCTAATAATTGAATAGGCAAATGAACTTTGTCATCATAAAATATTAAGTTCCATTAAATTGTTTATATATTTGAAATAAGAAGTGTAATGCATTTTTTCAGATCTTATCCTTAGTGCAAACATGCTCAGTTTTCAaaattaatagcatgtttgaaaatccttGTACAATTGAGTAAAATAATTTCGAGAAAAAATAAGCTTAAACTATAAATCCATTTAGCAAAGCCTTACCGGGGTCCCTTTTACCACTGTAGATACATGGCTAGGCAAATTGCCTTCAATATCTGGAACTGGGGCAAGTCTTGAAAGTCCAAAATCAGCAACTTTAGCTATGAATTTAGAATTCAATAATATATTGGTGGCCTTCACATCTCTGTGGAATATTGGAGGATCAGCTTCTGTGTGTAGATAAACAAGACCTTTAGCTGACCCTAAAGCAATCTTCAATCTCAGTGCAAAACTAAGAGGTTCTTTTGAATAAGCTGTCATAAAACATCAAGTATACATTCAAAAGAGTTAATATAGAAAGTTTCTTTTCACTTTAAATTGGAAAGAAAAAACTAAGAAAAACATATGAGGAGTATAAGTATGGGGTCAGTGAAATTAATGCAATTGGAGACCAAGAAGTCAATTAACGACATAGAAAATTAGATGATAAGAGAATAAGATGTACCAGAAAGGTGATCCCTTAAAGTTCCATTTGGCATAAATTCATATACTAGCATCTGCAAGCACAAAGTAGATGGAGAAAAATGAACTATTCATAGAAAGATTAAAGATTTAAGGgagaattaaaaacaaaatattttgaTAAGAGTTAGGGAGaacaaaagtaaaagaaaatgaaattgaattcATGCTCATGAAAAAATTGTCAAAATTAAATCTCAAAATAGCCCTTCTTTCCTGAATgacaatatataaaattatgtaGGTGAATTTTTTATACATTTACTTTCTCTTTTTAATGTAATATTCCAATAATGGTTCTaatcaaatttcaattttttaagtAGAAATCATGTCCTCGTAAAGTCTAACATGAGACACTTTCGTTTGTTTCCAAATCGACTAAATGAATCAAATCCTATTTGGGAGATTTGATTCATTATGAATTCTTTAATTCGAAGGGTTAGCCGCCGATGAGCACATTGAATTATTCATATAGATGAGAGTCTTCAAAGTTCAAGCACAACGACGCAAATACCAGGGATGCGCTCTCACGCTAATCACACTAGCTTTTGAAAATGCACAATTTCAAAGCAAGTGTGGTTTATTCAAACATGTACTAACCAAACAAGACTTGGAAattaaaaaactacaaaaaaaaaatttaagagtgAAAACTAATtgaaaaattactaaaaaaattatattttgaataatTTTAGAACAACAGGTACCTGTTCACCATTTTCATCACAGTATCCAATCAAGGACACAAGGTTCCGATGATGTAGCCTTGATAGGATTTTTATTTCCGTAAGGAACTCCCTTTCACCTTGTAATGAACCTTCTTGTGCTCGTTTTATGGCAACCACAATTCCATCATGAAGAACACCTTTATAAACTTTCCCATATCCTCCTTCTCCAATTTCATTAGTTTTGCTGAAAGTGTTGGTAGCCAAGGCCATCTCTTTATAAGTGAATGATCTTACACCATTAATTTGTATTGAAATCCTTGATGCTGtgaaaaaaaataagtttattttaaaatgtatcatctaaaattaatcaatatgaTATGGTTGGTAAATTGGTTTATAATATAGTCTAGACTAAATAATATTTAGTGCAATGACTTCTAAACCACAATGACAAAGATATAGCACTATAAAAACAGgtaaaacataaaaataataagGTACTCACCATTACGCCTTCTGGAAAATGTGTTATTGTCTTTCAAGCGTATTCTTAATATCAGAATGGTAACAATTGAGGATACTATAACTGAACAAGCAATTGCACCCAAGACTATTCCAGCTAGTGCACCTTTGCTTATACCAGAACTTGATGATGTGGTAGTCACTATGCCAATAATGGGAAGTATGAGAGCAATCACATATCATATATAAAGTaagagaaataaagaaaatttaCTCAACTTTGAAATGTGGAACATGAATTATACCAGTATTTACACAATTAGAGAACCACTAGCTCAATATGCATAAAGCTTTTATACAAATAATTCTCTTTCAATTCAGATTAAGCCTAATTCTATCTTGCTCAAATATGAGGATTGATCTAAATTTTATAAAGACATACTTAGCCGTTGTCAACAATCAATTATATCAAAAGCGTAACCTATTGGGTAAAGGATTCtcctgaatgattttatattatatttgtaaCTTACATCTGAGacatatctctagttaatgtgtGATATTGACTCACACCCCTCACGCTGACTTCTAGAGTGTGAAGTTTCAAGGACGAGAGACAGCCTTTTAATACCATTCTATGATTTTTGTTAACTTAGCTTTATCCCAAAAGCTAAGCTAGCTCATGATATATCCTTAACACTTTGTAACTTTAACCAAACATTCTAGCATATTGTATGTTTGTGGGACTTACCATCATTGTAAGGATCCAAGAGGATGAACTCTAGAAGTTCATAAGGCCCAAAAAGGTCACTCTCATGCATTCTCCATTCTCTGAACATGTTTCTGATCCGAATGACCTCACTTGTATTAAAAAGATAAGAGCTTCCATTACCAGCATCATTTGCAGGAAAGAGCTTCAAGTGTATTCTCAATCGAGGCCCTTTTTCCCATGTGAAACTATGGATGTACAACTGGTCATTTTGTATATTAAGACTATCTGTCAATAAGCTCTTGAATGGTTCCACATATGTACGAAAATCTGAAAACCCTGGACTTTTCAATCGATATTCAACAAGCAATGGGACTGCACAAACACACTCTGCATTGTATTCATAAGGAGGAGGACATGGTTGGCTGGGACAGACAACATTGAAGTTACCATTAATGTTATTGTCATTTCCAGATCCACAAAACTCAACTAAGGTGTTGTTGTTTGAGCATAAAGGATTTCCCTTAAGCCTGAAAATGGTTATTTTCAAAAGATAATGTTACAAGTTATCCATAAAAGAGAAACTTATGTTGAAGGCAatgatgaacaagttttgatctaTGTCATAAGCATAATAACATAGAGAAAAAGGTGGAACTCTCTAATCCGACAACCATGATTGCAATGTAAACAACAAAATGAGTTTAGGAGCATACAAGAGTGTGACATTTGGAGGAAGATTTGTACTTGATATGCTTGTAAATTGATTATTTTCCATGTCCCTGCAAAATTATAAACTCAAACTAAGTAAATCAAAACAGAATTCTATTACAGCATATATTCATAAGGAAATACAAAAATAGGTATAATAAAACACATAGAATACAAGATGATTAAAAGAATAAATTGACCATTTGCAGAGTGTGACACATACTATCATTTAATGCACCTTGTTCAGCAACCATATGAAAATATGATACGTTTAAAGTCCACATGAGACAAATTATGTGAGTATCATTTTTTGTCTTACAAGTGAAGTACTTCTGTTCCATTTAAAGTCTTGTTTTGCCAAATGTTTGAAGGAACATTGCCGCTCAATGAATTATTTGCAATCGACCTGTCATGATTtgtaaaataaagaaataataaaacaTTAAGTAAGAAAAACAAGGTGTTTGACATTTATTAAACTTAATAAGTACAACttcacaaagaagaagaaaacatgaaataaaaGACAACTCACAGCttttgaagaagaggaagactaGAAAAGTTTGATGGAATCTTTCCAGTAAGCTTGTTGTTTGATAAATCTCTGTGAACATTCCAAAGGTTAAATGATAAAATTTTACGAATTCCatcaaaattattatattttgagCAAAGGAAAATATCCACATAGgaaattttaatatttgaatGCATGCAACACCAATAAATCATAtctgaaaaataaattaaaggtTCTTACATTGTTGTGATATTTTCAGAAAGCTTATCGGTAGGAATTGATTCATTCAATTCATTGAAACTGAGGTCGCTGGAATATATAGAAATAATAGTCAGTAAAAAAAGTTACAAGCAATCTTAGACTATACTTCAATAGTGTAGGTATGCAACAACAATTTCTTAGGTGCAACCACTTATCTTGATAAGCAATCTAATAAATCAATACAAAAATTAAGTTAATAAGACATAAGGTAATTGAACTTACAGATAGCCAAGGTGTGGTATCCTGCTTAAATTAGGAATTGGTCCTTTCAAATTGCATTTTCTAAGGCTCCTGGTAGAACCAAGGCAATAGTGACAACATTTAGGTAGCAAATCTTGTTAAAATCCCACATAgactacatttttttttgtcgaagGTTCGTACATAGACTACATAAATATAGGGGTAAAATTGTTGGGGGAGACAtgggagcccatgggccgaggagtAAGACATCAAGAGATAT
This is a stretch of genomic DNA from Lotus japonicus ecotype B-129 chromosome 1, LjGifu_v1.2. It encodes these proteins:
- the LOC130733850 gene encoding probable LRR receptor-like serine/threonine-protein kinase At1g06840 isoform X1; protein product: MSGRFCFGIMYLPKSCTSCEVVLCLLLCCYFLLVAAQTQTDPTEVDALRTIKEGLIDINGNLSSWNHGDPCTSNWAGVWCSNTTLSDGYLHVQKLQLSNMNLSGTLAPDIGSLSRLEILSFMWNNVSGSIPKEIGNIKTLKLLLLNGNKLTGQLPEELGYLPALDRIQIDQNNITGSIPLSFANLTNSQHFHMNNNSLSGQIPPQLSRLGSLLHLLLDNNNFTGYLPSELSEMPSLKILQLDNNNFGGNGIPDSYGNMSKLLKLSLRKCNLKGPIPNLSRIPHLGYLDLSFNELNESIPTDKLSENITTIDLSNNKLTGKIPSNFSSLPLLQKLSIANNSLSGNVPSNIWQNKTLNGTEVLHLDMENNQFTSISSTNLPPNVTLLLKGNPLCSNNNTLVEFCGSGNDNNINGNFNVVCPSQPCPPPYEYNAECVCAVPLLVEYRLKSPGFSDFRTYVEPFKSLLTDSLNIQNDQLYIHSFTWEKGPRLRIHLKLFPANDAGNGSSYLFNTSEVIRIRNMFREWRMHESDLFGPYELLEFILLDPYNDVTTTSSSSGISKGALAGIVLGAIACSVIVSSIVTILILRIRLKDNNTFSRRRNASRISIQINGVRSFTYKEMALATNTFSKTNEIGEGGYGKVYKGVLHDGIVVAIKRAQEGSLQGEREFLTEIKILSRLHHRNLVSLIGYCDENGEQMLVYEFMPNGTLRDHLSAYSKEPLSFALRLKIALGSAKGLVYLHTEADPPIFHRDVKATNILLNSKFIAKVADFGLSRLAPVPDIEGNLPSHVSTVVKGTPGYLDPEYFLTHKLTDKSDVYSLGVVFLELMTGRQPIIHGENIIRQVNMAHQSGRIFAVIDERMGSYPIEYVEKFFMLALNCCKDAPNDRPNMVEVVRELEKIWCMMPESNGKEVEYPTSDFETICSSQPSSSVKYSSFISDVSGSDLVSGAIPINKPR
- the LOC130733850 gene encoding probable LRR receptor-like serine/threonine-protein kinase At1g06840 isoform X2, which encodes MNNNSLSGQIPPQLSRLGSLLHLLLDNNNFTGYLPSELSEMPSLKILQLDNNNFGGNGIPDSYGNMSKLLKLSLRKCNLKGPIPNLSRIPHLGYLDLSFNELNESIPTDKLSENITTIDLSNNKLTGKIPSNFSSLPLLQKLSIANNSLSGNVPSNIWQNKTLNGTEVLHLDMENNQFTSISSTNLPPNVTLLLKGNPLCSNNNTLVEFCGSGNDNNINGNFNVVCPSQPCPPPYEYNAECVCAVPLLVEYRLKSPGFSDFRTYVEPFKSLLTDSLNIQNDQLYIHSFTWEKGPRLRIHLKLFPANDAGNGSSYLFNTSEVIRIRNMFREWRMHESDLFGPYELLEFILLDPYNDVTTTSSSSGISKGALAGIVLGAIACSVIVSSIVTILILRIRLKDNNTFSRRRNASRISIQINGVRSFTYKEMALATNTFSKTNEIGEGGYGKVYKGVLHDGIVVAIKRAQEGSLQGEREFLTEIKILSRLHHRNLVSLIGYCDENGEQMLVYEFMPNGTLRDHLSAYSKEPLSFALRLKIALGSAKGLVYLHTEADPPIFHRDVKATNILLNSKFIAKVADFGLSRLAPVPDIEGNLPSHVSTVVKGTPGYLDPEYFLTHKLTDKSDVYSLGVVFLELMTGRQPIIHGENIIRQVNMAHQSGRIFAVIDERMGSYPIEYVEKFFMLALNCCKDAPNDRPNMVEVVRELEKIWCMMPESNGKEVEYPTSDFETICSSQPSSSVKYSSFISDVSGSDLVSGAIPINKPR